In Pseudomonadota bacterium, a single window of DNA contains:
- a CDS encoding acyl-CoA dehydrogenase family protein translates to MDFSWSEEQRALKQRVIEFAQSQLNADERERDHASEFSSHNWQRCADFGLLAMSLPKRYSGRDDVDFLSAILAMEGLGYGCRDNGLAFAVNAHMWTVQLPLLHFGDDATKEKYLPRMSRGELIGAHAISEPDSGSDVFSLKTTATRCEGGYRLNGEKRYVSLGPIADVALVFALTDPDAGKWGVSAFLVELDSEGVSVGPNQFKMGLRTVPFGTLSFTDCHVPEGNRLGPEGAGVSLSTSFLEWERCSILASQVGTMQRQLEDCVEYVRKRKQFGQPVGKFQSVSNRIVDMRLRLETSRLLLYHTAWLKQTGQSAMNEAAMLKLHLGECFVESSLDAIRVHGAQGYVTESGVERDLRDSVGGVIYAGTSDIQRNIVARMLGL, encoded by the coding sequence ATGGATTTTAGTTGGAGCGAGGAGCAACGAGCACTCAAGCAACGCGTTATCGAGTTTGCTCAATCGCAGCTTAACGCCGACGAGCGTGAGCGCGACCATGCCAGCGAATTTTCGTCCCACAATTGGCAACGTTGCGCCGACTTTGGTCTGTTGGCGATGTCGTTGCCCAAGCGATACAGCGGTCGCGATGACGTCGATTTTCTCAGTGCGATTCTGGCGATGGAGGGGCTGGGGTATGGCTGCCGAGACAATGGTTTGGCATTTGCTGTTAACGCGCACATGTGGACCGTACAGCTGCCGTTGTTGCACTTTGGTGACGACGCGACGAAGGAAAAATACCTGCCCAGAATGAGTCGCGGTGAGCTCATCGGTGCGCATGCGATCTCGGAACCCGACTCGGGGTCGGATGTATTCAGTCTGAAAACAACCGCGACGCGTTGCGAGGGTGGGTATCGGTTAAACGGTGAGAAGCGATACGTGTCACTCGGGCCGATTGCGGATGTCGCGCTGGTCTTTGCGCTCACCGACCCCGACGCCGGCAAATGGGGTGTCAGCGCCTTTTTGGTTGAACTGGATAGCGAAGGTGTTTCGGTGGGCCCCAATCAATTTAAAATGGGGTTGCGCACAGTGCCGTTTGGCACATTGTCCTTTACGGATTGTCACGTCCCGGAAGGGAATCGACTCGGTCCCGAAGGCGCTGGTGTGTCGCTGTCGACCAGTTTTCTCGAGTGGGAGCGGTGCTCGATATTGGCCAGTCAGGTGGGCACTATGCAACGCCAACTGGAAGACTGCGTCGAGTATGTGCGCAAACGCAAGCAGTTTGGGCAGCCCGTCGGCAAGTTCCAATCGGTATCGAATCGTATCGTCGATATGCGACTGCGCCTTGAAACCTCGCGCCTCCTTTTGTACCACACGGCGTGGCTCAAGCAGACTGGGCAGTCCGCGATGAATGAAGCGGCGATGCTTAAATTGCATCTCGGCGAGTGCTTTGTTGAGTCGAGTCTCGACGCGATTCGGGTGCACGGCGCACAGGGCTATGTAACCGAGTCCGGTGTCGAACGGGATTTGCGCGATTCGGTCGGTGGCGTCATCTACGCCGGCACCTCGGATATTCAGCGCAACATTGTGGCCCGGATGTTGGGATTGTAG